From the Medicago truncatula cultivar Jemalong A17 unplaced genomic scaffold, MtrunA17r5.0-ANR MtrunA17Chr0c01, whole genome shotgun sequence genome, the window AGGTTGAACTTGAGTTGCATCCAGTCATTACTCTCACACAACCATCTAATCTTAATCTCCTCCTTGTGGGTCGATTCTTAACCAATAGGCCTATTCGTTCTTACATGATGATGGAGAAGATTAAAACCTTTTGGAACCCAGTTCGTGAAATGAGAATAGAGGAGATTGAACCAGGCCTCTATTCATTCCAATTCACCCACCATCTCGACATGCAAAGAATTCTCAAGAAAGGCCCTTGGTACTTTGACAACCATCTCTTGATGCTCAATGTTGTGCCAGCCAATGGAAATCCGAATCAGGTTGCTTTACAATTTGTCCCTTTTTGGATTCAGGTACATGATCTTCCAACTGGTTTTATGTCTGAAAAAGTCGGAAAAGATATCGCTAATCACATTGGTGAGTTTCTTGAGTATGATGCTAAAAACAATTCCAACTTCCTCCATACATATATGAGAATTCGTGTTTTACTTGATGTCACAAAGCCTCTGAAACGCctgaaaaaaaatcagaaaaccAGGAGGGGAGTCTAGCACAATAAAATTCAAGTATGAGCGTTTAGGTAATTTCTGTTACTACTGTGGCATGCTGGGtcatgtaacgcccactttcgtttaattgtttaattaattgagtttag encodes:
- the LOC25479561 gene encoding uncharacterized protein — its product is MASLHQLSLSNEEVELELHPVITLTQPSNLNLLLVGRFLTNRPIRSYMMMEKIKTFWNPVREMRIEEIEPGLYSFQFTHHLDMQRILKKGPWYFDNHLLMLNVVPANGNPNQVALQFVPFWIQVHDLPTGFMSEKVGKDIANHIGEFLEYDAKNNSNFLHTYMRIRVLLDVTKPLKRLKKNQKTRRGV